From one Anguilla rostrata isolate EN2019 chromosome 12, ASM1855537v3, whole genome shotgun sequence genomic stretch:
- the LOC135236588 gene encoding extracellular calcium-sensing receptor-like — MSPLLVVMWFLCYPISAVTPASSTTAAVCFLQGNFEPDFQADGHFIIAGLFPMHYRVEPPDQNFTYKPAASQCWGFDPRSFRWAQTMRLAVEEINQSQNLLPNFTLGYKIFDSCATHVAGQRAALAVLNGPGLAQSAVCSGTAPVLAVVGDSGTSQSIVVSRTLQPFRIPMISYFSTCSCLSNRKEFPTFFRVIPNDDYQVKAIASLLLRFGWTWIGVVTEDDDYGRFAVQGLLKEVKNTGVCLAYQKMIPKVYSREGILEILHVMKHSTARVVISFAAEGELYPLFKEYMDQNITGIQWIASEAWVTASVFTGSEFYPFLGGTIGFAVRRGQIPGLRDYLMNVNPLSYPSNPLVHELWGALYGCSLYPSSSRTQASSQLPPCSGLEPLQEQHSAYLNTSRPRISYNVYKAVYAIAHSLHNLISCKPGKGPFHNSSCADATNIQPWQVQQYLQDVVFTISGEDVDFDANGDSIPSYDLINWQRGAAGNIEFVNVGLYDGAKDIGNELFIQEEVIMWTGHKTEVLVSVCSESCAPGSRKAVRRGEPLCCFDCVPCDDGKISNERDSIDCASCPEDYWSNAARTECIPKVIEYLSHDAMGLTLTVIAVVGACLTITVLVVFLYHRNTPIVKVNNSELSFFILLSLTLCFLCALVFIGEPTSWSCMLRHTAFSITFSLCISCILGKTLVVLAAFTATRPGNNIMKWLGPKQQRFIISACTFIQVIICAVWLITAPPFPNKNNQYHRSRIILECSVGSEQAFWCVLGYIGLLAALCFILAFLARKLPGNFNEAKYITFSMLIFCAVWLAFVPAYVSSPGKFTVAVEIFAILASSFGLLLCLFAPKCYIILLKPQKNTKQHLMGKVVTK; from the exons ATGAGTCCTCTGTTGGTGGTGATGTGGTTCCTATGTTACCCCATCTCTGCTGTCACTCCTGCCAGCTCGACCACTGCTGCAGTCTGTTTTTTGCAGGGCAACTTTGAGCCAGATTTCCAGGCTGATGGGCACTTCATCATTGCAGGGCTTTTCCCTATGCATTACAGGGTTGAGCCACCAGACCAGAACTTCACTTACAAACCAGCTGCTTCACAATGTTGGGG ATTTGACCCCAGATCTTTCCGCTGGGCCCAGACCATGAGGCTGGCTGTTGAGGAGATTAACCAGAGTCAGAACCTGTTGCCAAACTTCACTCTGGGATACAAGATATTTGACTCCTGTGCTACACATGTAGCAGGACAAAGAGCAGCTCTGGCAGTTCTGAATGGGCCTGGATTAGCCCAAAGTGCCGTGTGTTCTGGCACTGCTCCTGTTTTGGCTGTTGTTGGAGATTCTGGGACTTCTCAATCCATTGTTGTCTCCAGAACTTTGCAGCCCTTCAGAATTCCAATG ATAAGTTATTTTTCAACATGTTCCTGTCTTAGCAACAGGAAAGAATTCCCAACATTTTTTAGAGTAATTCCTAATGACGACTACCAGGTAAAAGCCATTGCAAGCCTCCTACTCCGATTTGGTTGGACTTGGATTGGTGTTGTCACTGAAGATGATGATTATGGGAGATTTGCTGTACAGGGCCTGTTGAAGGAAGTCAAAAACACTGGTGTGTGTTTGGCCTACCAGAAAATGATTCCCAAAGTGTACAGTCGTGAAGGAATCCTTGAAATCCTGCATGTGATGAAGCACTCCACTGCAAGAGTCGTTATCAGTTTTGCCGCTGAAGGGGAGCTCTACCCCTTATTTAAAGAGTACATGGATCAAAACATCACTGGCATCCAGTGGATTGCCAGTGAAGCCTGGGTAACAGCATCAGTATTCACAGGCAGTGAGTTCTACCCATTTCTAGGTGGCACCATTGGTTTCGCTGTCAGGCGGGGGCAGATTCCTGGTCTTAGAGACTACCTGATGAATGTAAACCCATTGAGCTACCCCAGTAACCCCCTGGTGCACGAGCTGTGGGGTGCCTTGTACGGTtgctctctctacccctccagCAGCAGGACCCAGGCCTCCTCCCAGCTGCCCCCCTGTTCAGGGCTGGAGCCCCTGCAGGAGCAGCACTCTGCCTACCTGAACACCTCCCGCCCTCGTATTTCCTACAATGTGTACAAAGCCGTGTACGCCATCGCTCACTCCCTGCACAACCTCATCAGCTGTAAGCCTGGGAAAGGGCCCTTCCACAATTCCTCATGTGCTGATGCCACAAACATTCAACCATGGCAG GTTCAGCAGTATCTTCAAGATGTTGTCTTCACTATTTCTGGAGAAGATGTTGATTTTGATGCAAATGGAGATTCAATTCCTTCATATGATCTGATCAATTGGCAAAGAGGAGCAGCTGGAAATATTGAGTTTGTCAACGTGGGTCTGTATGATGGTGCAAAGGATATTGGGAATGAGCTGTTTATCCAGGAGGAGGTGATCATGTGGACTGGCCATAAAACTGAG GtgttggtgtctgtgtgcagtgagagctgtgCTCCAGGAAGCAGGAAGGCTGTCCGTCGTGGGGAGCCTCTGTGCTGCTTTGATTGTGTACCGTGTGACGACGGCAAGATTAGCAATGAGAGGG ATTCAATAGATTGCGCATCTTGTCCTGAAGATTACTGGTCCAATGCAGCCAGAACTGAATGCATACCCAAAGTGATTGAGTACCTCTCCCATGATGCAATGGGACTGACCCTGACTGTGATAGCTGTAGTTGGAGCCTGCCTCACCATCACTGTTCTGGTAGTATTCCTCTACCACAGGAACACACCGATTGTCAAAGTCAACAACTCAGAGCTGAGCTTCTtcatcctgctctctctgactctgtgtttcctgtgtgcgcTGGTGTTCATTGGAGAGCCTACATCATGGTCCTGCATGCTGCGCCATACTGCCTTCAGCATCACTTTCTCACTCTGCATCTCCTGTATCCTGGGGAAGACTCTGGTGGTGCTGGCTGCCTTTACAGCCACCAGGCCTGGAAACAACATCATGAAATGGCTGGGACCTAAACAGCAGAGATTCATAATTTCTGCCTGCACCTTTATACAAGTGATAATCTGTGCAGTGTGGCTAATCACTGCTCCTCCTttcccaaataaaaacaatcagtaCCATCGGTCCAGAATAATCCTGGAGTGCAGTGTGGGTTCTGAACAGGCCTTCTGGTGTGTTCTGGGATACATTGGTctcctggctgctctgtgttttattCTGGCCTTTCTGGCCAGGAAACTGCCAGGCAATTTTAATGAAGCCAAATACATCACCTTCAGCATGCTGATCTTCTGTGCAGTGTGGCTCGCCTTTGTACCAGCTTATGTCAGCTCACCTGGAaagttcactgtagctgtggagatATTTGCAATTCTAGCATCTAGTTTTGGCCTACTGCTTTGCTTATTTGCTCCAAAATGCTACATCATTTTACTGAAGCCACAGAAAAATACCAAACAACATCTGATGGGGAAAGTTGTTACCAAATAG
- the LOC135236644 gene encoding extracellular calcium-sensing receptor-like has protein sequence MTPLVMWLLCYPLSVVTPVKSSPDPACSLLGNFEPNFQADGDFIIGGIFPMHYNIEPPDQNFTYKPATPQCQGFDPRSFRWAQTMRLAVEEINQSQNLMPNFTLGYNIFDSCSTNVAAQRAALAVLNGPGLAQSAMCSGTAPVLAVVGSSGTIVSRTLQPFRIPMISYFSTCSCLSNRKEFPTFFRVIPNDDYQVKAIASLLLRFGWTWIGVVIKDDDYGRFALQGLLKETKNTGVCLAYQKMIPKVYSREGILEILDVIKHSTARVVISFAIEGDLYPLFKEYMDQNITGIQWIASEAWVTASLFADSEFYPFLGGTIGFAVRQGQIPGLRDYLMNVNPLSYPSNPLVHELWGALYGCSLYPSSSRTQASSQLPPCSGLEPMQEQHSAYLNTSHPRISYNVYKAVYAIAHSLHNLISCKPEKGPFHNSSCADATNIQPWHVQQYLQDVVFTISGEDVDFDANGDSIPSYDLINWQKGATGNIEFVNVGLYDGAKDIGKELFIQEEVIMWTGHQTEVLVSVCSESCAPGSRKAVRRGEPLCCFDCVPCDDGKISNERDSIDCTSCPEDYWSNAARTECIPKAIEYLSYDAMGLTLTVLAVVGACLTIAVLAVFLYHRNTPIVKVNNSELSFFILLSLTLCFLCALVFIGEPTSWSCMLRHTAFSITFSLCISCILGKTLVVLAAFTATRPGNNLMKWLGPKQQRFIISACTFIQVIICAVWLITAPPFPNKNNQYHRSRIILECSVGSEQAFWCVLGYIGLLAALCFILAFLARKLPGNFNEAKYITFSMLIFCAVWLAFVPAYVSSPGKFTVAVEIFAILASSFGLLLCLFAPKCYIILLKPQKNTKQHLMGKVVTK, from the exons ATGACTCCTCTGGTGATGTGGCTTCTATGTTATCCCTTATCTGTTGTCACTCCTGTTAAGTCAAGCCCTGACCCAGCCTGTTCCCTGCTGGGCAACTTTGAGCCCAATTTCCAGGCTGATGGAGACTTCATCATTGGAGGAATTTTCCCCATGCATTACAATATTGAGCCACCAGACCAGAACTTCACTTACAAACCAGCTACTCCACAATGTCAGGG ATTTGACCCCAGATCTTTCCGCTGGGCACAGACCATGAGGCTGGCTGTTGAGGAGATCAACCAGAGTCAGAACCTGATGCCTAACTTCACTCTGGGATATAATATCTTTGACTCCTGTTCTACAAATGTAGCAGCACAAAGGGCAGCTCTTGCAGTTCTGAATGGACCTGGTTTAGCCCAGAGTGCCATGTGTTCTGGCACTGCTCCTGTTTTGGCTGTTGTTGGAAGTTCTGGGACTATTGTCTCAAGAACTTTGCAGCCCTTCAGAATTCCAATG aTAAGTTATTTTTCAACGTGTTCCTGTCTTAGCAACAGGAAAGAATTCCCAACATTTTTTAGAGTAATTCCTAATGACGACTACCAGGTAAAAGCCATTGCAAGCCTCCTGCTCCGATTTGGTTGGACTTGGATTggtgtggtcattaaagatgaTGATTATGGGAGATTTGCTTTACAGGGCCTTTTGAAGGAAACCAAAAACACTGGTGTGTGTTTGGCCTACCAAAAAATGATTCCAAAAGTGTACAGTCGTGAAGGAATCCTTGAAATCCTTGATGTGATCAAGCACTCCACTGCAAGAGTCGTTATCAGCTTTGCTATTGAGGGGGATCTCTACCCCTTATTTAAAGAGTACATGGATCAAAACATCACTGGTATCCAGTGGATTGCCAGTGAAGCCTGGGTAACAGCCTCATTATTTGCAGACAGCGAGTTCTACCCATTTCTAGGAGGTACCATTGGTTTTGCTGTCAGACAAGGGCAGATTCCAGGTCTCAGAGACTACCTGATGAACGTAAACCCATTGAGCTACCCCAGTAACCCCCTGGTGCACGAGCTGTGGGGTGCCTTGTACGGTtgctctctctacccctccagCAGCAGGACCCAGGCCTCCTCCCAGCTGCCCCCCTGTTCAGGGCTGGAGCCCATGCAGGAGCAGCACTCTGCCTACCTGAACACCTCCCACCCTCGTATTTCCTACAACGTGTACAAAGCTGTGTACGCCATCGCTCACTCCCTCCACAACCTCATCAGCTGTAAGCCTGAGAAAGGGCCCTTCCACAACTCCTCATGTGCTGATGCCACAAACATTCAACCATGGCAC GTTCAGCAATATCTTCAAGATGTTGTCTTTACTATTTCTGGAGAGGATGTTGATTTTGATGCAAATGGAGATTCAATTCCTTCATATGATCTGATAAATTGGCAAAAAGGAGCAACTGGAAATATTGAGTTTGTCAACGTGGGTCTGTATGATGGTGCAAAGGATATTGGGAAGGAGCTGTTTATCCAGGAGGAGGTGATCATGTGGACTGGCCATCAAACTGAG GtgttggtgtctgtgtgcagtgagagctgtgCTCCAGGAAGCAGGAAGGCTGTCCGTCGTGGGGAGCCTCTGTGCTGCTTTGATTGTGTACCATGTGACGACGGCAAGATTAGCAATGAGAGGG ATTCAATAGATTGCACATCTTGTCCTGAAGATTACTGGTCCAATGCAGCCAGAACTGAATGCATACCAAAAGCGATTGAGTACCTCTCCTATGATGCAATGGGACTGACCCTGACTGTGCTAGCTGTAGTCGGAGCCTGCCTCACCATCGCTGTTCTGGCAGTATTCCTCTACCACAGGAACACTCCGATTGTCAAAGTCAACAACTCAGAGCTGAGCTTCTtcatcctgctctctctgactctgtgtttcctgtgtgcgcTGGTGTTCATTGGAGAGCCTACATCATGGTCCTGCATGCTGCGCCATACTGCCTTCAGCATCACTTTCTCACTCTGCATATCCTGTATCCTGGGGAAGACTCTGGTGGTGCTGGCTGCCTTTACAGCCACCAGGCCTGGAAACAACCTCATGAAATGGCTGGGACCTAAACAGCAGAGATTCATCATCTCTGCCTGCACCTTTATACAAGTGATAATCTGTGCAGTGTGGCTAATCACTGCTCctcctttcccaaacaaaaacaatcaataCCACCGGTCCAGAATAATCCTTGAGTGTAGTGTTGGTTCTGAACAGGCCTTCTGGTGTGTTCTGGGATACATTGGTctcctggctgctctgtgttttattCTGGCCTTTCTGGCCAGGAAACTGCCAGGCAATTTTAATGAAGCCAAATACATCACCTTCAGCATGCTGATCTTCTGTGCAGTGTGGCTCGCCTTTGTACCAGCTTATGTCAGCTCACCTGGAaagttcactgtagctgtggagatATTTGCAATTCTAGCTTCTAGTTTTGGCCTACTGCTTTGCTTATTTGCTCCAAAATGTTACATCATTTTACTGAAgccacagaaaaatacaaaacaacatcTGATGGGAAAAGTTGTtaccaaataa
- the LOC135236784 gene encoding extracellular calcium-sensing receptor-like, whose product MAFSTTEVLCMLLFLLAAASSRVTAQTRCIFQGEEDSDGFYEEGDVVLGGLFPLHANQISASQSYKKRPQPPSYKFFSARALQWMQTMSFAVWEINQRQDLLPFLKLGYHIRDSCDDIPASLRSSLILVNGQPEHHTNYSCAGLRRPVSPVLIGDAASGVTMSLLRTLGSFQIPMVSYFASCNCLSNRKEFPTFMRTMPSDSFQIKAIAKLIRHFNWTWVGVIGADSDYARFAVQLFLEESARIGVCAAYVHLYPQSMPKQSVIKLIHTIKRSSAKVILSFSGEPELHTILSEWKNQNVSRVQWIASEAWSTGNSLWNDFHDLLIGTLGFGIRRAEILGLKSFLTRLKSSDALGSALLAEFWEETFDCKLNGSLNTHVHSNKNTTLSRKPCTGLENLEEVHSVYTDVSQLRVSYNVYKAVYLIAHALHNMKTCVKGNGPFANGECADPEHFLPWQLFHYMKQTRFTILGEEVSFNENGDPIASYDLVNWHQGRDGSLQLVKVGFYDASLGRDEDLLINESAIQFQGQKATLSICSESCQPGSRKATRKGQPVCCYDCIPCAEGEISNEIDSIECRRCPVETWPNQGRNECIPKVIEFLSYHESMGFVLCVVSAVGACATTVVSGVLVAHRTTPVVRGNNMELSFLLLFFLGICFLIGLTFIGEPTDWFCMIRYTAFGISFALCISCILAKTVVVLMAFRATLPGSNAMRLFGPTQQRASVLLCTSVQVVICLVWLTTKPPYAAHNTKYQTAKIILECAVGSEVGFWCVLGYIGLLACLCFVMAFLARKLPDNFNEAKFITFSMLIFFAVWITFIPVYASTSGKYTVAVHIFAILASAFGLLICIFAPKCYIVLLKPEKNTRRQMMMMKK is encoded by the exons ATGGCGTTCAGCACTACTGAGGTCCTCTGCATGTTGCTGTTCCTTCTGGCAGCTGCGAGCAGCAGAGTCACAGCTCAAACCAGGTGTATATTTCAGGGGGAAGAAGACTCTGATGGTTTCTATGAAGAAGGAGATGTTGTTTTGGGAGGTCTATTCCCACTGCATGCTAATCAAATATCGGCTTCACAATCCTATAAGAAGAGACCTCAGCCACCGAGTTACAAGTT TTTTAGTGCAAGAGCCCTACAGTGGATGCAAACAATGTCTTTTGCTGTCTGGGAAATAAACCAACGCCAGGACCTACTTCCTTTTCTAAAACTGGGATACCATATTCGAGATAGTTGTGATGACATTCCAGCGTCATTGCGAAGTTCACTCATTCTTGTGAATGGGCAGCCTGAACATCACACAAACTACAGCTGTGCAGGGCTGCGTAGACCTGTGTCACCTGTTTTAATTGGAGATGCAGCTTCAGGAGTGACAATGTCCCTTCTCAGAACTTTAGGGTCTTTTCAAATTCCCATG gttAGCTACTTTGCCTCTTGCAATTGTCTTAGCAATCGAAAAGAGTTCCCTACATTCATGAGGACAATGCCAAGCGACTCTTTCCAGATAAAGGCTATTGCTAAGCTTATCAGGCACTTCAACTGGACGTGGGTGGGGGTGATAGGGGCAGATTCTGACTATGCTCGTTTTGCTGTACAACTTTTCCTAGAGGAATCTGCCAggattggtgtgtgtgcagcttaTGTTCACTTATATCCCCAATCCATGCCAAAGCAATCTGTCATAAAGCTGATACACACTATCAAAAGATCTTCAGCCAAAGTGATCCTGAGTTTTTCTGGGGAGCCAGAGTTGCACACAATTTTAAGCGAGTGGAAAAATCAAAATGTCTCAAGGGTGCAGTGGATTGCCAGTGAAGCTTGGTCAACAGGCAATTCTCTGTGGAATGATTTCCATGATCTGTTGATCGGAACGTTAGGGTTTGGGATACGCAGGGCTGAAATCCTGGGCCTGAAGTCTTTTCTGACCAGACTGAAATCCTCTGATGCCCTTGGGTCTGCACTCCTCGCAGAGTTCTGGGAGGAAACATTTGACTGTAAACTAAATGGGTCCctaaacacacatgtacacagcaATAAAAATACCACCCTCAGCAGAAAACCGTGCACTGGGCTGGAGAACCTGGAAGAGGTGCACTCAGTATAtactgatgtttcccagctcagAGTGTCCTACAATGTGTACAAGGCTGTTTACCTTATTGCACATGCACTGCACAACATGAAAACCTGTGTGAAAGGAAACGGCCCCTTTGCCAATGGGGAATGCGCTGACCCTGAGCACTTCCTCCCGTGGCAG CTTTTTCACTACATGAAACAGACCCGGTTCACCATATTGGGAGAGGAGGTCAGCTTCAATGAAAACGGGGATCCTATTGCATCATATGATCTTGTCAACTGGCACCAGGGCCGTGATGGCTCACTACAGTTGGTGAAGGTGGGGTTCTATGATGCCTCTCTGGGCAGAGATGAGGACCTGCTCATAAATGAATCGGCTATTCAGTTTCAAGGACAGAAG GCAACCCTATCAATTTGCAGTGAAAGCTGCCAACCAGGTTCCAGGAAGGCCACTCGCAAGGGGCAGCCTGTTTGTTGCTATGACTGTATACCCTGTGCTGAAGGAGAGATCAGCAATGAAATAG ACTCTATAGAGTGCAGGAGATGCCCTGTGGAGACTTGGCCAAACCAAGGCAGAAATGAGTGCATTCCCAAAGTCATAGAGTTTCTGTCCTATCATGAATCAATGGGATTTGTTCTCTGTGTTGTCTCCGCTGTTGGAGCCTGTGCCACTACAGTGGTCTCTGGGGTGCTTGTTGCCCACAGAACAACTCCAGTAGTCCGTGGCAACAACATGGAACTGAGctttctgttgctgtttttcttggGTATTTGCTTTTTGATTGGGCTGACCTTTATTGGGGAGCCCACAGACTGGTTCTGTATGATCCGATATACTGCCTTTGGAATCAGCTTTGCCCTCTGCATCTCCTGCATTCTTGCCAAGACTGTGGTGGTCTTGATGGCTTTCAGGGCCACACTGCCTGGCAGCAATGCCATGAGGTTGTTTGGGCCAACGCAGCAAAGGGCCAGTGTTCTCCTGTGCACTTCTGTGCAGGTTGTTATCTGCCTGGTCTGGCTAACCACCAAACCACCCTATGCTGCCCACAATACCAAATACCAGACTGCCAAGATCATTTTGGAGTGTGCTGTGGGGTCAGAGGTGGGATTCTGGTGTGTTCTTGGTTACATTGGGCTCTTAGCATGCTTATGTTTTGTTATGGCGTTTCTGGCCAGAAAGCTGCCTGACAATTTCAATGAAGCCAAGTTCATCACTTTCAGCATGCtcatattttttgctgtttggaTCACCTTCATCCCTGTATATGCCAGCACATCAGGAAAGTACACTGTAGCTGTCCACATTTTTGCCATCCTTGCCTCTGCTTTTGGTCTCTTGATCTGTATATTTGCTCCAAAGTGCTATATTGTCCTGTTGAAGCCTGAGAAAAACACCAGAAgacagatgatgatgatgaaaaagtaa